One Setaria viridis chromosome 3, Setaria_viridis_v4.0, whole genome shotgun sequence DNA window includes the following coding sequences:
- the LOC140222254 gene encoding uncharacterized mitochondrial protein AtMg00810-like, giving the protein MDFGETFTPVFKLVTICSILTIVASKKTSSGFFLYQAQYVDDILEPTGMSNCKAVATPANTKPKQSTANEKLINTSNVSFYRNMAGTKPVLCYIKGTPSIGIQLHAMASATLTAYSKADWAGCSNMRRSLCQK; this is encoded by the exons ATGGACTTTGGTGAAACGTTCACGCCCGTCTTCAAGCTGGTgaccatctgctccatcctcacCATCGTCGCCAGCAAGAA GACAAGCTCCGGCTTCTTCCTATATCAAGCTCAGTACGTCGATGACATCCTTGAGCCCACCGGCATGAGCAACTGCAAGGCCGTAGCCACGCCGGCCAACACAAAGCCCAAGCAGTCCACCGCCAACGAGAAGCTGATCAACACCTCCAATGTGTCCTTCTACCGCAACATGGCAGGCACTAAA CCGGTGCTGTGCTACATCAAAGGGACTCCGTCGATCGGGATTCAGCTCCACGCCATGGCCTCTGCAACACTCACGGCATACTCAAAAGCTGACTGGGCTGGATGCTCAAACATGCGACGTTCACTATGCCAGAAATGA